Proteins encoded together in one Telopea speciosissima isolate NSW1024214 ecotype Mountain lineage chromosome 6, Tspe_v1, whole genome shotgun sequence window:
- the LOC122665553 gene encoding uncharacterized protein LOC122665553, whose translation MDLIKYLIEKLALTGRMAKWLLLISKFDITYVNQKSMKGRAVSDHLAAHLAESDSRPREDLFSDEDLACMEEEGCKDWWQLYFNGVANQRGYGTRILLITPEDLYLPSTFRLEFPCTNNIIEYKVCVIGLKAAMALEINKLKVYGDSSIVICQTQGRWKTKDEKLNPIRNT comes from the coding sequence atggaccTGATAAAATACTTGATTGAAAAGCTAGCGCTAACTGGAAGGATGGCCAAATGGCTATTGttaatatcaaaatttgacataacttatgtcaacCAAAAGTCTATGAAGGGGCGAGCAGTCTCAGACCACCTTGCTGCACATCTGGCAGAATCAGATTCTCGACCAAGGGAAGATCTTTTCTCGGATGAGGACTTAGcatgcatggaagaagaagggtgcAAAGATTGGTGGCAGTTATATTTTAATGGCGTAGCCAATCAAAGGGGATATGGGACCAGAATATTGCTGATAACCCCagaggatctttatctcccttctACTTTCCGATTAGAGTTCCCATGTACCAACAACATTATAGAGTACAAAGTATGTGTGATTGGCCTCAAGGCCGCCATGGCATTGGAAATCAATAAGTTGAAAGTTTATGGGGATTCATCAATCGTAATCTGTCAAACTCAAGGAAGATGGAAAACGAAAGATGAAAAGCTGAACCCTATCAGGAACACTTAG